One Phocoena sinus isolate mPhoSin1 chromosome 14, mPhoSin1.pri, whole genome shotgun sequence genomic region harbors:
- the CNDP2 gene encoding cytosolic non-specific dipeptidase, whose translation MSALTALFKYVDENQDRYVKKLAEWVAIQSVSAWPEKRGEIRRMMEVAAADIKQLGGSVELVDIGSQKLPDGSEIPLPPILLGTLGSDPQKKTVCIYGHLDVQPAALEDGWDSEPFTLVERDGKLYGRGATDDKGPVAGWMNALEAFQKTCQEVPVNVRFCLEGMEESGSEGLDALIFAQKDVFFKDVDYVCISDNYWLGKNKPCITYGLRGICYFFIEVECSNRDLHSGVYGGSVHEAMTDLIMLMGSLMDQKGRILVPGISEAVASVTDEELELYDKIDFDLEEYAQDVGAETLLHDCKKDVLMHRWRYPSLSFHGIEGAFSGSGAKTVIPRKVVGKFSIRLVPDMTPEVVSEQVTSYLTKKFAELHSPNKFKVYLGHGGKPWVSDFNHPHYLAGRRALKTVFGVEPDLTREGGSIPVTLTFQEATGKNVMLLPVGSADDGAHSQNEKLNRHNYIEGTKMLAAYLYEVSQLKN comes from the exons ATGTCGGCCCTCACTGCCCTGTTTAAGTACGTTGATGAGAATCAGGATCGCTACGTTAAG AAACTTGCGGAATGGGTAGCCATCCAGAGCGTGTCTGCGTGGCCGGAGAAGAGAGGTGAGATCAGGAGGATGATGGAGGTCGCCGCTGCCGACATCAAGCAGCTGGGGGGCTCCGTGGAGCTGGTGGACATTGGGAGCCAGAAG ctccctgaTGGCTCGGAGATACCACTTCCGCCCATTTTACTCGGCACACTGGGTTCCGACCCGCAGAAGAAAACGGTGTGCATTTATGGACATCTGGACGTGCAGCCGGCAGCCCTGGAGGACGGCTGGGACAGCGAGCCCTTCACCTTGGTGGAGCGAGACG GCAAACTGTACGGGAGAGGAGCTACTGATGATAAGGGGCCAGTGGCCGGCTGGATGAACGCCCTGGAAGCATTCCAGAAAACGTGTCAG GAAGTCCCCGTCAACGTCCGCTTCTGTCTGGAGGGCATGGAGGAGTCTGGCTCCGAAGGCCTGGATGCGCTGATCTTTGCCCAGAAGGACGTGTTCTTTAAGGATGTGGACTACGTCTGCATCTCCGACAACTACTGGCTGGGGAAGAACAAGCCCTGCATCACCTACGGGCTCCGGGGCATCTGCTACTTCTTCATCGAG GTGGAATGCAGCAACAGGGACCTGCACTCCGGCGTGTACGGCGGCTCGGTGCACGAGGCCATGACCGACCTCATCATGCTGATGG GCTCCTTGATGGACCAGAAGGGGAGGATCCTCGTCCCCGGCATCAGTGAGGCGGTGGCCTCCGTGACGGACGAGGAGCTGGAGCTCTACGACAAGATCGACTTCGACCTGGAGGAGTACGCCCAGGATGTGGGGGCAGAGACCCTGCTGCATGACTGCAAG AAAGACGTCCTGATGCACAGATGGCGGTACCCGTCCCTCTCCTTTCACGGGATCGAAGGTGCCTTCTCTGGGTCGGGGGCCAAGACCGTGATTCCTCGCAAGGTGGTTGGCAAGTTCTCCATCAGGCTCGTGCCAGACATGACTCCTGAAGTGGTCAGCGAGCAG GTTACGAGCTACTTGACCAAGAAGTTTGCTGAACTGCACAGCCCCAACAAGTTCAAGGTGTACCTGGGCCACGGTGGGAAGCCCTGGGTATCCGACTTCAACCACCCTCATTACTTGGCTGGGAGAAGAGCCCTGAAGACAG TTTTTGGTGTTGAGCCGGACTTGACCAGGGAAGGCGGCAGTATCCCTGTGACTTTGACATTTCAGGAGGCCACGGGGAAGAATGTCATGCTGTTGCCCGTGGGGTCAGCAGATGACGGAGCCCACTCCCAGAATGAGAAGCTCAACAG GCACAACTACATTGAAGGCACCAAGATGCTGGCTGCGTACCTGTACGAAGTGTCCCAGCTGAAGAACTGA